A stretch of Halomonas elongata DSM 2581 DNA encodes these proteins:
- a CDS encoding HAD family hydrolase — MERLIFDCDGVLVDSEAIAEATLVERLSAWLPDIDIQARLSEALGLTTEAILERLETLSRHALPGDALGAIDQEIERRLAKELHAIDGVAEVIERLGMPMAVVSNSHRGRVRDSLAHTGLDALLDGAPIFCAEQVAHPKPDPAIYRLAAETLEASAEHCLVVEDSVAGASAARAAGMTVIGFTGASHVPPGQAKRLLDAGAWRVMGHMHELPSLVTAWRKQRLSG, encoded by the coding sequence ATGGAACGACTGATCTTCGATTGCGACGGTGTGCTGGTCGACAGCGAGGCGATCGCCGAGGCGACGCTGGTCGAGCGGTTGTCGGCATGGCTGCCCGACATCGATATCCAGGCGCGGCTCAGTGAAGCCCTCGGCTTGACCACCGAGGCGATTCTCGAGCGTCTCGAAACGCTCAGTCGCCATGCGTTGCCGGGGGATGCCCTGGGAGCCATCGACCAGGAGATCGAGCGGCGTCTGGCGAAGGAACTGCATGCCATCGATGGCGTCGCCGAGGTCATCGAGCGGTTGGGCATGCCGATGGCGGTGGTATCCAACAGTCACCGCGGGCGGGTACGTGACTCGCTGGCACATACCGGGCTGGATGCCCTGCTGGACGGGGCGCCGATCTTCTGTGCCGAGCAGGTGGCGCACCCCAAGCCGGATCCGGCCATCTATCGACTGGCCGCCGAGACGCTGGAGGCTTCAGCGGAGCACTGCCTGGTGGTGGAGGACAGTGTGGCCGGTGCCAGTGCCGCTCGGGCGGCGGGCATGACCGTGATCGGCTTCACCGGCGCCAGTCATGTGCCACCGGGCCAGGCCAAGCGTCTGCTCGACGCCGGTGCCTGGCGCGTGATGGGGCATATGCATGAATTGCCGTCGCTGGTGACGGCCTGGCGCAAGCAACGCCTTTCCGGTTGA
- a CDS encoding carbohydrate ABC transporter permease: protein MAVLGWTVALVIFFPIFWMILTGFKTEAEAIAEPSLIFTPTLDSYVEVQNRADYFKFAWNSVVVAFGSTLLALLIAIPSAYSMAFLPTKRTKGTLLWMLSTKMLPPVGVLVPIYLLFRDMGLLDTLTGLTIVYMLMNLPIVVWMLYTFFKDLPRDILEAGRMDGASTLQEIAYLLLPLTLPGIASTGLLSVILSWNESFWSLNLTTSQAAPLTAYIASFSSPEGLFWAKLSAASTMAIAPILVFGWLTQKQMVRGLTFGAVK, encoded by the coding sequence ATGGCGGTGCTCGGCTGGACGGTGGCCCTGGTCATCTTCTTCCCGATCTTCTGGATGATCCTGACCGGCTTCAAGACCGAGGCCGAGGCCATTGCCGAGCCGAGCCTGATTTTCACGCCGACCCTGGACAGCTATGTCGAGGTGCAGAACCGGGCCGACTACTTCAAGTTTGCCTGGAACAGCGTGGTGGTCGCCTTCGGCTCGACCCTGCTGGCGCTGCTGATCGCCATTCCATCGGCCTATTCGATGGCGTTTCTGCCGACCAAGCGTACCAAGGGCACGCTGCTGTGGATGCTGTCGACCAAGATGCTGCCGCCGGTCGGCGTTCTGGTGCCGATCTATCTGCTGTTCCGCGACATGGGGCTGCTGGACACCCTGACCGGCCTGACCATCGTCTACATGCTGATGAACCTGCCGATCGTGGTGTGGATGCTCTACACCTTCTTCAAGGATCTGCCCCGGGACATTCTCGAGGCGGGGCGCATGGACGGGGCGAGCACCCTGCAGGAGATCGCTTACCTGCTGTTGCCGCTGACGTTGCCGGGGATCGCTTCCACCGGCTTGCTGTCGGTAATCCTGAGCTGGAACGAGTCCTTCTGGAGCCTCAACCTGACAACCTCCCAGGCGGCGCCGCTGACCGCCTACATTGCCTCCTTCTCGAGCCCCGAGGGCCTGTTCTGGGCCAAGCTGTCCGCCGCCTCGACCATGGCCATCGCGCCGATCCTGGTGTTCGGCTGGCTCACCCAAAAACAAATGGTTCGTGGCCTGACCTTCGGCGCCGTCAAATAA
- a CDS encoding nucleoside triphosphate hydrolase yields the protein MTPNIHEVTTRVLEAAGESRRFIVALAGPPAAGKSFLSGWLCRELNARQAGCAAVVPMDGYHYDNAVLEPRGLVPVKGAPETFDCAGLKHDLQRIRRTDGSVAVPVFDRALDLARAGGRLITLEHRIVIVEGNYLLLDEGPWPALRDDFDFSLFLEVPDEVLEARLIERWLGMGQDQAGAVERARHKDMLNAHLIKSRSVAADLHWAASD from the coding sequence ATGACTCCCAACATCCATGAGGTGACGACACGGGTGCTGGAGGCGGCGGGGGAGAGCCGGCGCTTCATCGTGGCCCTGGCGGGGCCGCCTGCCGCTGGAAAGTCCTTCCTGTCGGGCTGGCTGTGCCGCGAGCTGAATGCCCGTCAGGCGGGCTGTGCGGCGGTGGTGCCCATGGACGGTTATCACTACGACAACGCCGTGCTCGAGCCCCGGGGGCTGGTTCCCGTTAAAGGCGCGCCGGAGACCTTCGATTGCGCGGGGCTCAAGCACGATCTGCAGCGTATCCGTCGAACCGATGGCAGCGTCGCCGTGCCGGTGTTCGACCGTGCCCTGGACCTGGCGCGGGCCGGTGGTCGGTTGATCACGCTCGAGCACCGCATCGTCATCGTCGAGGGCAACTATCTGCTGCTCGACGAAGGTCCCTGGCCGGCGCTGCGTGATGACTTCGATTTCAGCCTGTTTCTCGAGGTGCCCGACGAGGTGCTAGAGGCCCGCCTGATCGAGCGCTGGCTGGGCATGGGGCAGGACCAGGCCGGTGCCGTCGAACGCGCGCGGCACAAGGACATGCTCAATGCCCATCTGATCAAGTCGCGCTCGGTGGCCGCCGATCTGCACTGGGCCGCGAGCGACTGA
- a CDS encoding ABC transporter substrate-binding protein, with translation MQRHRLLPLAAVAALGATAAQAETITVATVNNNDMVIMQGLTEAFEKSHPDITLDWVVLEENVLRQRMTTDIATNGGQFDVMTIGSYEVPIWAERGWLEPLDDLPESYHAEDLLKPVRDGLSHDGTLHALPFYAESSMMYYRKDLFEQAGIEMSEQPTWSEVREWAGKLHDPDNEVAGICLRGKPGWGENMAFVSTLVNTYGGRWFDMDWNPEIDSQAWQKAISFYVDLLNDYGPSGASSNGFNENLALFSRGNCAMWVDATSAAGKLFNADESQVADQLGFAPAPVAETPKGSHWLWSWALAIPSSSESPEAAKTFIQWATSQEYVELVGEREGWTSVPPGTRESTYADERYQQAAPFADFVVDAIRDADPLDSTLEPNPYVGVQFVGIPEFQSIGTQVGQMIASALTGETSVEQALQAAQRATERTMQRSGYLD, from the coding sequence ATGCAGCGTCATCGTCTACTTCCCCTGGCCGCCGTCGCGGCGCTGGGTGCCACGGCAGCCCAGGCCGAGACCATCACGGTGGCCACCGTCAACAACAACGACATGGTCATCATGCAAGGGCTGACCGAGGCCTTCGAGAAGTCGCATCCCGATATCACCCTGGACTGGGTGGTGCTCGAAGAGAACGTGCTGCGTCAGCGCATGACCACCGATATCGCCACCAACGGCGGCCAGTTCGACGTCATGACCATCGGCAGCTACGAGGTACCGATCTGGGCCGAGCGCGGCTGGCTCGAGCCCCTCGATGATCTGCCCGAGTCCTACCATGCCGAAGACCTGCTCAAGCCGGTTCGCGATGGCCTCAGCCATGACGGTACTCTCCATGCGCTGCCGTTCTACGCCGAGAGCTCGATGATGTATTACCGCAAGGACCTGTTCGAGCAGGCCGGCATCGAGATGAGTGAGCAGCCGACCTGGAGCGAGGTGCGGGAATGGGCCGGCAAGCTCCATGATCCCGACAACGAAGTGGCCGGCATCTGCCTGCGCGGCAAGCCGGGGTGGGGCGAGAACATGGCTTTCGTCTCGACCCTGGTGAATACCTACGGGGGCCGTTGGTTCGACATGGACTGGAATCCCGAGATCGACAGCCAGGCCTGGCAGAAGGCGATCTCCTTCTACGTCGATCTGCTCAATGATTACGGCCCCTCCGGGGCGAGTTCCAACGGCTTCAACGAGAACCTTGCGCTCTTCTCGCGGGGCAACTGTGCCATGTGGGTCGATGCCACCTCGGCGGCCGGCAAGCTGTTCAATGCCGATGAGTCCCAAGTTGCCGACCAGCTCGGCTTCGCGCCTGCACCGGTGGCCGAGACGCCGAAGGGCTCGCATTGGCTGTGGTCCTGGGCGCTGGCGATTCCGAGCTCTTCCGAGTCTCCGGAAGCGGCCAAGACCTTCATTCAATGGGCGACCTCGCAGGAATACGTCGAGCTGGTCGGCGAGCGCGAAGGCTGGACCAGCGTACCGCCTGGCACTCGCGAATCCACCTATGCCGATGAACGCTACCAGCAGGCAGCGCCCTTCGCCGACTTCGTGGTCGATGCGATTCGCGACGCCGATCCCCTGGATTCCACCCTCGAACCCAATCCCTATGTGGGCGTGCAGTTCGTCGGCATTCCCGAGTTCCAGTCGATCGGCACCCAGGTTGGGCAGATGATTGCGTCGGCCCTGACCGGGGAAACCAGTGTCGAGCAGGCGCTTCAAGCCGCACAACGTGCCACCGAACGCACCATGCAGCGTTCCGGCTATCTCGACTGA
- a CDS encoding L-iditol 2-dehydrogenase — MKLADKVAVVTGGARGIGLAIARRYVEEGARVVVADVDDKAIDAGLASLDAGERTIGLRLDVRDRASIDAMVATVMERFGGIDILVNNAAVFDMAPVLEVTEESFDRQFEVNVKGLFFTLQAVAAAMVEQGRGEAIINMTSQAGRRGEALVSTYCATKAAVISLTQSCGLDLVRYGIRVNAIAPGVVDTPMWEEVDALFARYEGRPLGEKKRLVGEAVPMGRMGRPEDYAGAAVFLASEDSDYVLAQTLNVDGGNWMS, encoded by the coding sequence ATGAAGCTCGCCGACAAAGTGGCGGTGGTGACCGGTGGGGCGCGAGGCATTGGCCTGGCGATCGCCCGGCGTTACGTGGAGGAAGGTGCTCGGGTTGTAGTTGCCGATGTCGATGACAAGGCCATCGACGCAGGGCTGGCATCGCTGGATGCCGGGGAAAGGACCATCGGGCTGCGGCTGGATGTACGCGACAGGGCATCGATCGATGCCATGGTCGCGACGGTCATGGAGCGCTTCGGTGGCATCGACATCCTGGTCAACAACGCCGCGGTCTTCGATATGGCGCCGGTGCTGGAGGTGACCGAGGAAAGCTTCGACCGGCAGTTCGAGGTCAACGTCAAGGGGCTTTTCTTCACGCTCCAGGCGGTGGCGGCGGCGATGGTCGAACAGGGCCGGGGCGAAGCCATCATCAACATGACCTCCCAGGCCGGTCGACGTGGCGAGGCGCTTGTCAGTACCTACTGTGCCACCAAGGCGGCGGTGATCAGCCTGACGCAATCCTGCGGGCTGGATCTGGTCCGGTACGGCATTCGGGTCAACGCCATCGCTCCGGGGGTGGTCGATACGCCGATGTGGGAAGAAGTGGATGCCTTGTTCGCGCGTTACGAAGGACGGCCGCTCGGCGAGAAGAAACGGCTGGTCGGCGAGGCGGTGCCGATGGGGCGCATGGGCCGCCCGGAGGACTATGCCGGGGCGGCGGTCTTTCTGGCCAGTGAGGATAGCGATTATGTCCTGGCTCAGACGTTGAATGTGGATGGCGGTAACTGGATGAGCTGA
- a CDS encoding carbohydrate ABC transporter permease — protein sequence MNKTRASGRTVGGLRTLSLQAPAVTLLLLWMLVPLGMTLWFSFQRYNLLMPGMKGFAGFENYQYLLTDPALWSAMGTTLLLVGWVLAITVVGGTLLAVLFQQDFFGRGIARVLAISPFFVMPTVSALVWKNMMMHPANGVLAWLAESLGLPALDWFSSLPLTSIIIIVSWQWLPFALLILLTAMQSLDDDQVEAARMDGAGPVAIFFFITLPHLKRAISVVIMIEMIFLLTVFAEIFVTTSGGPGLATTNLAYLIYIRALLDFDVGTASAGGVIAIILANIVAIFLVRMVAKNLEE from the coding sequence ATGAACAAGACCCGAGCCTCCGGCCGCACTGTCGGGGGGCTGCGCACGCTGTCGCTGCAGGCTCCCGCGGTGACCCTGCTGTTGCTGTGGATGCTGGTGCCGCTGGGCATGACCCTGTGGTTCTCCTTCCAGCGCTACAACCTGCTGATGCCTGGCATGAAAGGTTTTGCCGGCTTCGAGAATTACCAATATCTGCTGACCGATCCCGCCTTGTGGTCGGCCATGGGGACGACCTTGCTGCTGGTGGGCTGGGTCCTGGCGATCACCGTGGTAGGTGGCACCCTGCTGGCGGTGCTGTTCCAGCAGGATTTCTTCGGGCGCGGCATCGCCCGTGTGCTGGCCATCTCGCCGTTCTTCGTCATGCCCACGGTCAGCGCCCTGGTGTGGAAGAACATGATGATGCACCCGGCCAACGGCGTGCTGGCCTGGCTCGCTGAGTCCCTGGGCCTGCCGGCGCTGGACTGGTTCTCCAGCCTGCCCTTGACCTCGATCATCATCATCGTCTCCTGGCAGTGGCTGCCGTTCGCGCTGCTGATCCTGCTGACCGCCATGCAGTCGCTGGACGACGATCAGGTCGAGGCTGCGCGCATGGATGGGGCCGGGCCGGTGGCAATCTTCTTCTTCATCACGCTGCCGCACCTCAAGAGGGCGATCAGTGTGGTGATCATGATCGAGATGATCTTCCTGCTGACCGTCTTCGCCGAGATCTTCGTCACGACCTCCGGCGGGCCAGGGCTGGCCACTACCAACCTGGCTTACCTGATCTATATCCGTGCCCTGCTCGACTTCGATGTCGGCACGGCGTCCGCCGGCGGGGTGATCGCCATCATCCTGGCCAACATCGTTGCCATCTTCCTGGTCCGCATGGTGGCCAAGAACCTGGAAGAGTAA
- a CDS encoding mannitol dehydrogenase family protein, with the protein MTRLNNANLDRLDAGIDIPDYARERVTPGIVHIGVGGFHRAHQAMYLDALMRRGEALDWGIIGVGVMPGDRRMQQALAAQDHLYTLVVKHPDGSLEPRVIGSMIDYRFAPEDPAAVVEAMADPAIRIVSLTVTEGGYNVHPVSGDFDLDDPDVRHDLAEPEAPRTAFGLVVEALYRRRQRGLAPFTVMSCDNIQGNGDVARRMFGAFAKARDPGLGAWVEAEVPFPNSMVDRITPVTTPADIEELSSRFALEDAWPVVCEPFTQWVLEDRFAVGRPSVDRVGVQLVEDVEPYELMKLRLLNASHQALCYFGYLAGYRYAHEVCRDPLFVDFLLDYMVNEATPTLAPLPGVDLETYRRTLIERFANPEIKDTLARLCAESSDRIPKWLLPVIREQLDRGGDVHRAAAVVASWARYAEGVDESGEPIEVVDRLKDSLMAVAEANRECPTAFIEQRELFGELADQPRFRDAYRRALESLHERGARATLEALVRA; encoded by the coding sequence ATGACACGACTCAACAATGCCAACCTGGACCGGCTGGATGCCGGGATCGATATACCCGACTATGCGCGTGAGCGGGTCACGCCGGGTATCGTGCATATCGGCGTGGGGGGCTTTCATCGTGCCCATCAGGCGATGTATCTGGACGCCTTGATGCGGCGTGGCGAGGCGCTGGACTGGGGAATCATCGGCGTTGGCGTGATGCCCGGCGACCGCCGCATGCAGCAGGCGCTGGCCGCTCAGGATCATCTGTATACCCTGGTGGTGAAACATCCCGACGGTAGCCTCGAGCCGCGGGTTATCGGTTCGATGATCGATTATCGGTTCGCGCCGGAGGATCCGGCGGCAGTGGTCGAGGCCATGGCCGATCCGGCCATTCGCATCGTCTCGCTGACGGTGACCGAGGGCGGTTACAACGTCCATCCGGTGAGCGGCGATTTCGACCTCGATGATCCCGACGTACGCCATGACCTGGCCGAGCCCGAAGCGCCACGTACCGCCTTCGGCCTGGTGGTCGAGGCCCTCTATCGGCGTCGGCAGCGGGGCCTGGCGCCGTTCACGGTCATGTCCTGCGACAACATTCAGGGCAATGGCGATGTGGCACGGCGCATGTTCGGGGCCTTCGCGAAAGCTCGCGACCCCGGGCTGGGTGCCTGGGTCGAGGCCGAGGTGCCATTTCCCAACTCCATGGTCGATCGCATCACGCCGGTGACCACGCCGGCCGACATCGAGGAGTTGTCGAGCCGTTTCGCGCTCGAGGATGCCTGGCCGGTGGTCTGCGAGCCTTTCACCCAATGGGTGCTGGAGGATCGCTTCGCGGTGGGGCGGCCGAGTGTCGATCGGGTCGGTGTGCAACTGGTCGAAGATGTCGAGCCCTATGAGTTGATGAAGCTGCGCTTGCTCAACGCCAGCCATCAGGCGCTGTGCTACTTCGGCTATCTGGCCGGTTACCGCTATGCCCACGAGGTCTGCCGGGATCCGTTGTTCGTCGACTTCCTGCTGGATTACATGGTGAACGAGGCCACGCCGACACTGGCGCCATTGCCCGGCGTCGACCTGGAAACGTACCGGCGGACCCTGATCGAGCGTTTTGCCAATCCCGAGATCAAGGACACCCTGGCACGCCTGTGCGCCGAGAGCTCCGATCGCATTCCCAAATGGCTGTTGCCGGTCATTCGCGAACAGCTGGATCGGGGTGGTGACGTGCATCGGGCAGCGGCGGTCGTCGCCAGCTGGGCACGTTATGCCGAGGGGGTGGACGAGAGCGGCGAACCCATCGAGGTGGTGGATCGTCTCAAGGACTCTCTGATGGCAGTGGCCGAGGCGAATCGCGAATGCCCGACGGCCTTTATCGAACAGCGCGAGCTGTTCGGCGAGCTGGCCGATCAGCCACGCTTTCGTGATGCCTATCGGCGAGCGCTCGAGAGTCTGCACGAGCGGGGCGCACGCGCTACCCTTGAGGCGCTGGTTCGAGCTTGA
- a CDS encoding ABC transporter ATP-binding protein: MATLQLNSVVKRFDETQVIQGVDLEVKDQEFVVFVGPSGCGKSTLLRMIAGLESTTSGDIVIEGQRVNDLGPAERGLAMVFQSYALYPHMTVEDNMGFSLRLAGVDKEQRHQKVLEAARILQLEPLLDRKPKALSGGQRQRVAIGRAIVRNPSIFLFDEPLSNLDAALRVQMRIELARLHEELKATMIYVTHDQIEAMTMADKIVVLQGGVVEQVGSPMELYHHPRNRFVAGFIGSPKMNFLPVSVVSAGSDGVEVRLPGGDTTRVPVDGRTCGADQALTLGIRPEHLTLDETGPLRGRIQVIERLGGQTSLYVEMGDDLLTLMVDGDVTHGVGDEIRFNFEPRRGHLFTDDDLALESLERHPLAYLTRRDNRAASDAEA; encoded by the coding sequence ATGGCAACCCTGCAACTCAACAGCGTCGTCAAGCGCTTCGATGAAACCCAGGTCATCCAGGGCGTCGACCTGGAGGTCAAGGACCAGGAGTTCGTGGTCTTCGTCGGTCCGTCCGGCTGCGGCAAGTCGACCCTGCTGCGCATGATCGCCGGACTCGAGAGCACCACCTCCGGGGATATCGTCATCGAAGGCCAGCGGGTCAACGACCTGGGGCCGGCGGAACGCGGCCTGGCCATGGTGTTCCAGAGCTATGCCCTCTATCCGCACATGACGGTGGAGGACAACATGGGCTTCAGCCTGCGCCTGGCCGGCGTGGACAAGGAGCAACGGCACCAGAAAGTGCTCGAGGCGGCCCGTATCCTGCAACTGGAACCGCTGCTGGACCGCAAGCCGAAGGCCCTGTCCGGCGGCCAGCGCCAGCGGGTGGCGATCGGCCGGGCCATCGTGCGCAATCCCAGCATCTTCCTGTTCGATGAGCCGCTGTCGAACCTGGACGCGGCCCTGCGCGTGCAGATGCGCATCGAACTGGCGCGTCTGCACGAGGAACTCAAGGCGACCATGATCTATGTCACCCACGACCAGATCGAGGCCATGACCATGGCCGACAAGATCGTGGTACTGCAGGGCGGGGTGGTGGAGCAGGTCGGCTCGCCCATGGAGCTCTATCACCATCCCCGCAACCGCTTCGTGGCCGGTTTCATCGGCTCGCCGAAAATGAACTTCCTGCCGGTGAGCGTGGTATCGGCGGGCAGCGATGGCGTGGAAGTCCGCCTGCCCGGCGGTGACACCACCCGAGTGCCGGTCGATGGGCGGACCTGCGGAGCGGATCAGGCGCTGACGCTCGGGATTCGCCCGGAACACCTGACGCTGGATGAAACGGGGCCCCTGCGGGGGCGCATCCAGGTCATCGAGCGCCTCGGCGGACAGACCTCGCTCTACGTGGAAATGGGCGATGACCTTCTGACGCTGATGGTGGATGGCGACGTGACCCATGGCGTGGGCGATGAGATCCGCTTCAACTTCGAGCCGCGGCGAGGGCACCTGTTCACCGATGACGATCTCGCGCTCGAGAGTCTCGAGCGCCATCCGCTGGCCTATCTGACGCGCCGGGACAATCGCGCCGCCAGTGATGCCGAGGCTTGA